The candidate division WOR-3 bacterium DNA window TCGCGGCGGAGCTGGACCACTGCGAACGGCCGTCTGCCGGTGCGCGGGTCAACCAGCCCGACCGGCTTCATCGGCCCGAACGCAAGCGCAAGCCGCCCCCGCCGCGCAATCTCCTCCACCGGCAGACAACCTTCGAAGAATCTGGGCTTCTCGAACTCGTGCAGCGGGTACAGTTCGGCCTCCAGCAGCGCCGTCACGAACCGGTCGTACTCCTCCTGTGTCATCGGGCAATTGAGATAATCCGAGCCTGTGTCGTAGCGCGAGCCTTCGAAGACGCGAGACATGTCCAGCGACTCGGCACTGACAATGGGCGCGATGGCGTCGTAGAAGAAGAGATGTTCCGTTCCCAGCAGAGCCTGCAGCGCACCGGCCATCGAGGTTGAAGTCAGAGGGCCGGTCGCTATGACGGTGATACCCGCGCCCACAGGACCGAAAATGGGGTCTGTACCCTCGAGCGCCCGACGCGAGCCTCCGTGGGGCTGTCCCCGATTTTCGGCCAGATCCACTGTCGGCTGGTGCGGGTCGGACACTACAGATCTAGCGCGATACCAGGCTGTCATCGGCGGCAACGAATTGACTTCAGAACGCTCGATGTCGACCCCGAGGCGTGACAGCTCGGACTGCACCTCGGCCGAGAACTTGCGGCGGTCAACCACCAGTGCCTTGCCGCCGGGAACCCCCGCCCGCTCCGCACACTCCAGCAATGCCGAACCAAGTACGCGAAGCTCCTCCTTGAGCAGTCCGTGCGCATTCTCCGGCTCGTTTGACTTGAGCGAGTTGGAGCAGACAAGCTCGGCCACGTCGCCGGTCTCGTGTGCCTCGGTCATCTTCGCCGGCCGCATCTCAAGCAGTCGCACCGGCACGCCCCTTCTAGCGCACTGTATGGCCGCCTCGCACCCGGCCAGCCCGGCGCCGATGACCTCGACTCTGCTCACCCGCTAAGCATAGACGAAACGGGGCAGGCGGCAAGCCTGCCCCGTTATTTTGTCTCGGCTCTAGAACAGGCCCTGCACCTGGCGGCCGGCCGGGTACTCGACCGTGAACTCGAAGTCGATGGTGAACTTGCCTCTGGTCTCGATCGTCGGCTTCCAAGTGTAGGTTCCCTGGTTCTTATCCTCTTCAAGGAACTTCGGCTCGACCTTGGTTACCGACACCTTGATCTCGCCCTGCCGGGAAACTGGAAACTGCTCCACAACCTTGATGACCGCTGGCTTCGAGATGTAGTTCTCGACCGTGGTCCGATAGACGAAGCTCTGCTTCTCGGTCTTGGAGAGAAGCCCACCCTTCGACTTGAAGCTCTTCACCAACTCCCTCTTGACTTTGACCCGCTCGTCAATGCCAAAGCTCAGGAGCGTCGACTCCTGCGGAGCGACGTTCGGCAGCCAGGTCGAGCCGGTGTACTCGTCGCCGACGTAGGTATTGCCGTCCCCGGCCAGGAACACGAAGTCGCTGGTATTGGCCAGGTTGCCAGTCAGGTACGCCTGCTGTCCGGAGCGCGGTAGCGTGGAGTACTCGAACTCAGCCGGCAGAGCAATCTGCTTCAATCCGAGCTTCTTCGCCTGCTCGCCCGACTTCAGGCTGACTCGGCCGGGAATCGCGTACTGGAGCGAGATGCCGGTCTCGACCGGCTGAATCTCCTCGGGCGGTGCCGCCATGGCGCCACCGTCGAAATCCTCCAATGCCTTTGCCGCGCCCGGCGCCGGCATCATCTTTCGCGAGGACACCTCGACTACCTGCTCAAGCAGCGACAGGTACCAGGGATACGGCTGTGGCGGCGTCACACCCAGCACCGGCGTGGTCGTGGAGAGGACGACCTTCACGTCCTCCCAGTCCTCGCCGCTCCGCTGCGTGAGCTTCGCGAAGTAGGAGACGTCGACCTTGCTCTGCCCGGGATTCGCCCGCAACTCGTAGTAGGGACTCCAGCTGGCGGCGTTGGCAATGACATAGGAAATGCGCAGATCATAGGAGCCGGCGTCGGCCGCGTAGTTAAACCTGACTTCCTTCCGGTTCTCGACCGCCGCCTTGGCGTCGTTGTACTCCTGCCGCGCCGCTTCGAGCTGTTTCTGCATCTCCGTTTTCTCGCGGACAAGCTTCACCTGCCGCGCCTTGACCTTCGCCAGTTCATCGCCGACAAATGCTAGCGCGCCCCGCCACGACTCAATCGCGACTTTGCCCTGCTGCAGCTCCTTTGAGATGATCTCCGGCGCGCCGAGCTTCACCGAGTTGAGAAACTCCTCTTTGGCCTTGAGCACCGCGGCCTCGTCGTCGAGCCCTCTGGCCTGGTCCTCGAGCTCCTGCATCCTTGCCTGCAGCCGTTTCACCTCGGACGTCGGTTCGGCCTGATACCCGCGCCGCACCTGTACCTCGCCGACGCGGATGCCCGGCGCCTTGATGCGGACGCTGTTATCGTCGAGCGCCCCGGGAAATCCGGGAAACGCAAGCTCGCCCGAACCGGACACGGTCACGCTCGCCGTTCTCACGACTAGCACCTGGTGCGGGTAGATGACGACCGAGTCGACGCGCGAAGTAACGGATAGAGCCGTTACCAGCAGTAGTACTATGGACATGAAGCCTCCTTGGTCCTTGCAGAATTCCTAATCACTAATGACGAATTCCTAGTCAAACCCCAATTGCGGAAATGACCGGCCTCGCTACTTGTGTCAGTCATTGATTGGGCATTGGGAATTGGCAATTGGTCATTGCTCATATACCTTGACGCCGTCCGCCTCATTCCGGCCCGATGGTCGCGCCGCCTACCACGCACTCGCCCTGCCAGAACACGACCGCCTGGCCCGGCGTCGGCGCCCACTGCGGCTCGTCGAATGTGACGCGCACATGTCCACCTCCGAGCGGCTCAACCAGCGCATCGCCACCCTTGCTCTGGTAGCGGACGCTGGCGTGGGCGCGAAAAGGCTCCGTCGGATTCGAGCCCGACACCCAGCGCGCATCACGAGCCTCAACACCTTGCGTCCGGACATCACTCTCATCACCAAGAACGACTGCATTCCTCTCCTGGTCGAGCCTGACCACGTAGCGCCGTTCGCCGAAGGCCAACCCAAGACCTTTGCGCTGTCCGACTGTGAAGCCCGCGATTCCCTCGTGCCGTCCCAGTTCGTTGCCGGACAGGTCCAGCACCGGCCCCGGGCGGAACAGCTCGGGGCGCCGTCTTCCGAGAAAGGCCTCATAGTCGTTGTCCGGAACAAAGCAGATGTCCTGGCTCTCCGGCTTCTCCGCCACGGGCAGGTCAAGCTTGCGCGCCATCTCTCTTACCTCGGCCTTGGTGTATCCGCCGACCGGCATGAGGACCTTTCCGAGTTGCTCCTGGGTCATGGTGTAG harbors:
- a CDS encoding methylenetetrahydrofolate--tRNA-(uracil(54)-C(5))-methyltransferase (FADH(2)-oxidizing) TrmFO, whose product is MSRVEVIGAGLAGCEAAIQCARRGVPVRLLEMRPAKMTEAHETGDVAELVCSNSLKSNEPENAHGLLKEELRVLGSALLECAERAGVPGGKALVVDRRKFSAEVQSELSRLGVDIERSEVNSLPPMTAWYRARSVVSDPHQPTVDLAENRGQPHGGSRRALEGTDPIFGPVGAGITVIATGPLTSTSMAGALQALLGTEHLFFYDAIAPIVSAESLDMSRVFEGSRYDTGSDYLNCPMTQEEYDRFVTALLEAELYPLHEFEKPRFFEGCLPVEEIARRGRLALAFGPMKPVGLVDPRTGRRPFAVVQLRRENVEGTMHNLVGFQTRLKQGEQERIFKMIPGLEGATFLGFGSIHRNTYLDSPKVLLPTLQTRASPDLLVAGQLAGVEGYVESMGAGLIAGINAARLAMGDEPVEVPRDMMLGSLLAYISAQRGLENPGQSPAASTRPQSATVPVFQPMNANFGLLPRLENPGQSPAAKTRPQSGTVPVFRLRGRDKRSAMAGRALEAARGFALTAKQKRA
- a CDS encoding mucoidy inhibitor MuiA family protein, translated to MSIVLLLVTALSVTSRVDSVVIYPHQVLVVRTASVTVSGSGELAFPGFPGALDDNSVRIKAPGIRVGEVQVRRGYQAEPTSEVKRLQARMQELEDQARGLDDEAAVLKAKEEFLNSVKLGAPEIISKELQQGKVAIESWRGALAFVGDELAKVKARQVKLVREKTEMQKQLEAARQEYNDAKAAVENRKEVRFNYAADAGSYDLRISYVIANAASWSPYYELRANPGQSKVDVSYFAKLTQRSGEDWEDVKVVLSTTTPVLGVTPPQPYPWYLSLLEQVVEVSSRKMMPAPGAAKALEDFDGGAMAAPPEEIQPVETGISLQYAIPGRVSLKSGEQAKKLGLKQIALPAEFEYSTLPRSGQQAYLTGNLANTSDFVFLAGDGNTYVGDEYTGSTWLPNVAPQESTLLSFGIDERVKVKRELVKSFKSKGGLLSKTEKQSFVYRTTVENYISKPAVIKVVEQFPVSRQGEIKVSVTKVEPKFLEEDKNQGTYTWKPTIETRGKFTIDFEFTVEYPAGRQVQGLF
- the mnmA gene encoding tRNA 2-thiouridine(34) synthase MnmA; translation: MQPGPVRVLVAMSGGVDSSVTAALLKEQGYDVVGVTMRLFDNEREGEGGRGCCGFGGARDAARVAAKLGFPHYTWDFRREFGTSVIEDFCSEYGRGRTPNPCLRCNEVLKFTELLGRAAQLGAELIATGHYARILRAGTMNDGRWQLRKGIDERKDQSYFLYTMTQEQLGKVLMPVGGYTKAEVREMARKLDLPVAEKPESQDICFVPDNDYEAFLGRRRPELFRPGPVLDLSGNELGRHEGIAGFTVGQRKGLGLAFGERRYVVRLDQERNAVVLGDESDVRTQGVEARDARWVSGSNPTEPFRAHASVRYQSKGGDALVEPLGGGHVRVTFDEPQWAPTPGQAVVFWQGECVVGGATIGPE